In one Cyclopterus lumpus isolate fCycLum1 chromosome 24, fCycLum1.pri, whole genome shotgun sequence genomic region, the following are encoded:
- the mcm9 gene encoding DNA helicase MCM9 isoform X2, with protein MLMSPDQEALIGRVFDTYLKDHHHGDIHQLIADTNEETHRPVVVNAMTLFEANMEVGDYFNAYPHDVLALFDKVLHRTALELSRCGGQRPTERMTHTLHARITGLPVCPELTRDTIPRSRDIGHFLSVTGTVIRTSVAKVLEYERDYRCAKCRHVFTVQADFDQFYVFVPPAVCPNPDDCNSYKFSCLSRGSEPAACRDFQEIKIQEQVQRLSVGSIPRAMLVVLEDDLVDRCKSGDDVTVYGVMCQRWKPFFNGTRCDVELVLKANNIEVNNHQAAASRLIKDVQEEFEDFWNNYKYDPIAGRNQILLSLCPQVFGMFVIKLAVAMVLAGGVQRVDSSGTKIRGECHMLLVGDPGTGKSQFLKYAAKIMPRSVLTAGIGSTSAGLTVAAVKDGGDWHLEAGALVLSDGGLCCIDEFNNIKEHDRISIHEAMEQQSISVAKAGMVCKLNTRTSILAAANPKGQYDPNEPLSVNVALASPLLSRFDLVLVLLDTRNAEWDHIISSFILEDRGLPAESASVWSMEKMKAYFSVIKRLQPQLSEEANIILTRYYQLQRRSDGRNAARTTIRMLESLSRLAEAHARLMYRRTVTIEDAVMAVSVMECSMQGGALLGNVNALLTSFPDNPGQQYQIQCQTLLEGLNLPLLLQKEMDRQTRLKSNTSQASRGIDPPNDHYQHQLGDTNSINKTHCHDITSNKSDVTLDSGLDWFHSISSSLSTDGTAPSKIASAPENLNRKPNFSRSDMSTATKLPSSPTKKDVLSNTSPSLNHVVLKPVGTITSASQEENMKEIRCIIQKQMKQSEGQNNEKHPESSGCVFQKVSKNLRERRRELNHQHGERLLSEDESKDATDVLDSHTSSLLSSAKNSPSNILIQDNLPRGTGNRFEEADKRGQTGANNISTVLQETMVAEAETGKELRAKLSSLIFKPRKMRPLVHNHSLNASSAVSVEFQTHCNPGSRDPHTYTEGRMSEPKPVGHDDPPNPLTDIGKNKRKRRLNQYLNLSEGGSRRKQVSCVSEVGDGRSEDTSDKNKVKPNTFINDSAPSKSSHTQSTVASSTLVKLSRFSFTCTAETKVETNPATKVEKRPLKSDGAEHSRANSKDTREQLLRSIVKDTEFIQGHGQRAQLSHASNQSNSVDMANDGPLAHQSSGNLKKRRCFELGPPPCSVGAPKAPFSGLHLFDSDELSNAVLDTDWNQEVSKKAKM; from the exons ATGTTGATGAGCCCTGATCAGGAGGCCCTGATTGGCCGGGTGTTTGACACCTATCTGAAAGATCATCATCATGGGGACATTCACCAGCTCATTGCAGATACTAATGAAGAGACCCATCGCCCTGTGGTTGTTAATGCCATGACTTTGTTTGAAGCCAATATGGAG GTTGGGGATTATTTCAACGCCTATCCGCATGATGTCCTGGCTCTATTTGATAAAGTGTTACACAGAACAGCACTTGAGTTATCCCGTTGTGGAGGACAAAGACCAACAGAGAGAATGACACACACTCTTCATGCCCGCATTACAG GTCTTCCAGTGTGTCCAGAGCTGACCAGAGACACCATTCCCAGGTCCCGAGATATAGGACACTTTCTGTCTGTCACTGGTACTGTCATACGCACCAGTGTTGCCAAG GTTTTGGAATACGAGCGCGATTACAGGTGCGCAAAGTGTCGTCATGTATTCACGGTGCAGGCTGATTTTGACCAGTTCTACGTCTTCGTCCCACCGGCGGTCTGCCCTAATCCTGATGACTGTAATTCGTACAAGTTCAGTTGTCTGTCTAGAGGATCTGAGCCTGCTGCCTGCAGGGACTTCCAGGAGATCAAGATACaagaacag GTGCAGAGGCTGTCAGTGGGCAGTATTCCTCGCGCTATGCTGGTGGTTCTGGAGGACGACCTTGTTGACCGTTGTAAATCTG GAGATGATGTGACTGTTTATGGGGTGATGTGCCAGCGCTGGAAGCCCTTCTTTAATGGCACTCGTTGTGATGTGGAACTGGTCCTCAAAGCTAACAACATAGAAGTGAACAACCACCAGGCTGCTGCTTCTCGTCTCATTAAGGATGTTCAGGAAGAGTTTGAAGACTTCTGGAATAACTACAAATATGATCCCATAGCTG GTAGAAACCAGATCTTGCTGAGCCTGTGCCCACAGGTATTTGGCATGTTTGTGATTAAGCTGGCGGTTGCCATGGTGTTGGCTGGTGGGGTGCAGAGAGTAGATTCTTCTGGAACCAAGATCAGGG GGGAGTGTCATATGTTGCTGGTTGGAGACCCAGGCACAGGGAAGTCTCAGTTCTTAAAATATGCAGCTAAAATCATGCCTCGCTCTGTACTCACAGCTGGAATTGGATCAACAAGTGCAG GACTGACCGTAGCAGCGGTGAAAGACGGAGGTGATTGGCATCTGGAGGCAGGAGCCCTGGTTCTGTCAGATGGTGGTTTGTGCTGCATTGATGAATTCAACAATATCAAGGAACACGATCGCATCAGCATCCATGAAGCTATGGAACAACAGTCTATTAGTGTGGCCAAAGCTGG GATGGTGTGTAAGCTGAATACTAGAACCAGCATCCTGGCAGCTGCCAACCCTAAAGGCCAGTACGATCCCAACGAGCCACTGTCTGTGAATGTGGCTCTGGCCAGCCCTTTGCTGAGTCGCTTTGACCTGGTTCTAGTTCTGCTGGACACCAGAAATGCAGAGTGGGACCACATCATCTCCTCTTTCATTCTGGAGGACAGAG GACTTCCTGCTGAATCTGCCAGCGTGTGGTCCATGGAGAAAATGAAGGCATACTTCAGTGTGATTAAACGCTTGCAGCCGCAGCTGTCTGAGGAGGCCAATATCATCTTGACACGTTACTACCAGCTACAGAGACGGAGTGATGGCCGTAACGCTGCCCGCACCACCATCCGCATGCTGGAGAGTCTAAGCAGACTGGCTGAAG CCCACGCCAGGCTCATGTACAGACGGACAGTGACCATAGAGGATGCTGTCATGgctgtctccgtcatggagtgTTCCATGCAg GGCGGTGCTCTGCTGGGGAATGTGAATGCATTACTTACCTCATTCCCCGACAACCCCGGACAGCAGTATCAGATTCAGTGTCAGACATTACTGGAAGGGCTGAACCTGCCACTGCTCCTTCAGAaggagatggacagacagacaag GCTGAAGAGCAACACCTCACAGGCCTCCCGAGGCATTGACCCACCAAATGATCATTACCAACATCAACTCGGAGACACAAACTCCATCAACAAAACACACTGCCATGACATCACCAGTAACAAGAGTGATGTCACACTGGACAGTGGCTTGGACTGGTTCCACTCCATCTCTTCATCACTGTCGACAGATGGTACGGCCCCGTCCAAAATTGCATCAGCTCCAGAAAACCTCAATAGAAAACCAAACTTCAGTCGGTCAGACATGTCTACAGCAACCAAACTGCCAAGCTCTCCAACTAAGAAGGATGTTCTAAGTAACACTAGCCCATCATTAAACCATGTTGTTTTAAAACCGGTAGGAACTATTACATCTGCTtcacaagaagaaaacatgaaagaaataaGGTGTATAATCCAAAAGCAGATGAAGCAGTCTGAGGGACAGAACAATGAAAAACATCCAGAGTCGTCGGGGTGTGTGTTTCAAAAAGTCTCAAAGAAtttgagagaaagaagaagggagcTGAATCATCAGCATGGAGAGAGGCTGTTGTCTGAAGATGAAAGTAAAGATGCAACTGATGTTTTGGACTCTCACACTAGCAGCTTGCTGTCTTCAGCTAAGAATAGCCCCTCAAATATCCTAATTCAGGATAACCTGCCCCGTggcacaggaaacagatttgaGGAGGCAGACAAGAGGGGCCAGACTGGAGCTAATAACATCAGTACTGTACTACAGGAAACGATGGTAGCAGAAGCTGAAACGGGTAAAGAGCTGCGTGCAAAGTTGTCGAGCCTTATATTCAAACCAAGGAAGATGAGGCCTTTAGTCCACAACCACAGTCTTAATGCCAGCTCAGCCGTAAGTGTAGAGTTCCAAACCCATTGTAACCCAGGCAGTAGAGATCCTCACACCTACACAGAAGGCAGAATGAGTGAACCAAAGCCAGTTGGTCATGATGACCCACCCAACCCGCTTACAGACATAGggaagaataaaagaaagagaagactGAACCAGTATCTAAATCTTTCGGAAGGCGGAAGCAGGAGGAAGCAGGTGAGCTGTGTCAGTGAGGTGGGAGATGGAAGATCTGAAGACACCAGTGATAAGAATAAAGTAAAACCAAACACTTTCATCAATGATTCAGCACCTTCCAAATCAAGCCACACTCAATCCACTGTGGCCTCTTCTACGCTGGTTAAACTCTCAAGATTCTCATTTACCTGCACAGCTGAAACTAAAGTGGAAACGAATCCTGCTACTAAAGTGGAAAAAAGGCCACTTAAAAGTGATGGTGCTGAACATTCAAGAGCTAATTCTAAAGACACGCGAGAGCAACTTTTAAGGAGCATAGTAAAGGATACAGAGTTTATACAGGGACATGGACAACGGGCACAGCTTTCTCATGCTTCAAACCAAAGTAATAGTGTAGACATGGCAAATGATGGTCCTCTTGCCCATCAAAGTAGTGGCAATCTGAAGAAGAGAAGGTGTTTTGAGCTGGGCCCTCCACCATGTAGTGTTGGTGCTCCAAAGGCTCCATTCTCAGGACTGCATCTGTTTGACTCTGATGAGTTAAGTAATGCTGTTCTTGACACTGACTGGAACCAAGAGGTTTCAAAGAAAGCCAAAATGTGA